One Streptomyces sp. SAI-135 DNA segment encodes these proteins:
- a CDS encoding YqgE/AlgH family protein — protein sequence MTEVSSLTGRLLVATPALADPNFDRAVVLLLDHDEEGSLGVVLNRPTPVDVGDILEGWADLAGEPGVVFQGGPVSLDSALGVAVIPGGGAVDGAPLGWRRVHGAIGLVDLEAPPELLASALGSLRIFAGYAGWGPGQLEDELVEGAWYVVESEPGDVSSPAPERLWREVLRRQRNELAMVATYPDDPSLN from the coding sequence ATGACCGAGGTGTCCTCGCTCACAGGGCGGTTGCTCGTGGCAACGCCCGCCCTGGCGGACCCGAACTTCGACCGTGCGGTGGTGCTCCTTCTCGACCACGACGAGGAGGGCTCCCTCGGTGTCGTCCTCAACCGCCCCACCCCGGTGGACGTGGGGGACATCCTGGAGGGCTGGGCCGACCTCGCGGGCGAACCCGGGGTCGTCTTCCAGGGCGGCCCGGTCTCCCTGGACTCGGCCCTGGGGGTCGCCGTCATCCCCGGCGGCGGGGCCGTCGACGGGGCCCCGCTGGGCTGGCGCAGAGTGCACGGCGCGATCGGACTGGTCGACCTGGAGGCCCCGCCGGAGCTGCTCGCCTCGGCCCTCGGCAGCCTGCGCATCTTCGCCGGTTACGCCGGCTGGGGGCCCGGTCAGCTGGAGGACGAGCTGGTCGAGGGCGCCTGGTACGTCGTCGAGTCGGAGCCCGGGGACGTCTCCTCACCGGCCCCGGAGAGACTCTGGCGCGAGGTGCTGCGCCGCCAGCGCAACGAGCTCGCGATGGTGGCCACGTACCCGGACGACCCTTCGCTCAACTGA
- a CDS encoding DUF3039 domain-containing protein: MSTLEPERGTGTGTLVEPTPQTSHGDGDHERFAHYVQKDKIMASALDGTPVVALCGKVWVPGRDPKKYPVCPMCKEIYESMGSGDDDKGGDQ; encoded by the coding sequence ATGAGCACTCTCGAGCCCGAGCGCGGGACTGGTACGGGGACCCTCGTCGAGCCCACGCCGCAGACTTCCCACGGCGACGGCGACCACGAGCGCTTCGCCCACTACGTCCAGAAGGACAAGATCATGGCGAGCGCCCTCGACGGGACCCCCGTCGTGGCGCTGTGCGGCAAGGTGTGGGTACCCGGCCGCGATCCCAAGAAGTACCCCGTGTGTCCCATGTGCAAGGAGATCTACGAGTCCATGGGCTCGGGGGACGACGACAAGGGCGGCGACCAGTAG
- a CDS encoding extracellular solute-binding protein, which translates to MKLSPRLPSLLLAALVVTACAPQTSSNSSSDKDEKTGTLRVWLFQEVGNKPKEKVVDSVVTAFEKAHDGTKVDVEYIPVETRAQRVKAAFNDPSSAPDVMEYGNTDTAGYVKDGGLLDVTEEFGAWSESKDTDPTARTSVTVDGKVYGSPFYVGVRALYYRTDVFDELGLEVPRTMAELAATARKIRAAKPDLYGLVVGGAYTYGAMPFIWAHGGELATRKAGSYASAISGAAAQKGIKEYTSLFTDDNCPAAKCAGMGGNDTVTAFAAGKAGMAIGGDFSHTAVEAGKVKGAYAVVPLPGTSAGSIAPAFAGGNNIGVLKSTSHRTLAVQLMERLTSKRTQAAMFDAMGFLPTFGDVRDEVAAEHPYVKPFAQTLAAGTKFVPASAAWSQIDSSLVLPTMFQEVVSGRKSVAAASGEAAKKMDDAFGSAG; encoded by the coding sequence ATGAAGCTCTCCCCCCGCCTCCCCTCCCTCCTCCTCGCTGCCCTGGTGGTCACCGCCTGCGCGCCCCAGACCTCCTCCAACTCCTCCTCCGACAAGGACGAGAAGACCGGCACCCTGCGCGTCTGGCTCTTCCAGGAGGTCGGCAACAAACCGAAGGAGAAGGTCGTCGACTCGGTCGTCACCGCCTTCGAGAAGGCCCACGACGGCACGAAGGTCGACGTCGAGTACATCCCCGTCGAGACCCGCGCCCAGCGCGTCAAAGCCGCCTTCAACGACCCCTCCTCCGCGCCCGACGTGATGGAGTACGGCAACACCGACACCGCCGGCTACGTGAAGGACGGCGGACTCCTCGACGTCACCGAGGAGTTCGGAGCCTGGAGCGAGTCGAAGGACACCGACCCCACGGCGAGGACCTCGGTCACCGTGGACGGCAAGGTGTACGGCTCGCCCTTCTACGTCGGCGTCCGCGCGCTGTACTACCGCACCGACGTCTTCGACGAACTCGGTCTGGAAGTGCCGAGGACCATGGCCGAGTTGGCGGCGACCGCCCGCAAGATCCGCGCCGCGAAACCCGACTTGTACGGCCTGGTCGTCGGCGGCGCCTACACCTACGGCGCGATGCCCTTCATCTGGGCACACGGCGGCGAACTGGCCACCCGCAAGGCCGGTTCGTACGCCTCCGCGATCTCCGGAGCAGCCGCGCAGAAGGGCATCAAGGAGTACACCTCGCTCTTCACCGACGACAACTGTCCGGCCGCCAAGTGCGCCGGCATGGGCGGCAACGACACGGTCACCGCGTTCGCGGCGGGCAAGGCCGGGATGGCGATCGGCGGCGACTTCAGCCACACGGCCGTGGAGGCAGGGAAGGTCAAGGGCGCGTACGCGGTGGTGCCGCTGCCCGGCACCTCCGCCGGGTCGATCGCTCCCGCCTTCGCCGGCGGCAACAACATCGGGGTGCTGAAGAGCACCTCGCACCGGACGCTGGCCGTCCAACTGATGGAGCGGCTGACGTCGAAGAGGACGCAGGCGGCGATGTTCGACGCGATGGGATTCCTGCCGACGTTCGGGGACGTGCGCGACGAGGTCGCCGCGGAGCACCCGTACGTCAAGCCGTTCGCGCAGACCCTGGCCGCCGGGACGAAGTTCGTGCCCGCGTCGGCAGCGTGGTCGCAGATCGACTCCTCGCTGGTGCTGCCGACGATGTTCCAGGAGGTCGTCAGCGGCAGGAAGAGCGTGGCGGCGGCCTCCGGCGAGGCGGCGAAGAAGATGGACGACGCGTTCGGGTCCGCCGGATGA
- a CDS encoding sugar ABC transporter permease: MTSVTHRTARTPWLYLAPALVVLAGLLVYPIYQLGLISFFQYTQAQVSGGQPTTFEGFSNYSALFSDPQFWRVLLATVLFAAACVVSTLAVGCALAVLLTRVRAVPRLALLLAALGAWATPAVTGSTVWLFLFDPDFGPVNRLLGLGDHSWTYGRLSAFFLVLLEVVWCSFPFVMITVYAGIRAVPAEVLEAAALDGASQWRIWRSVLAPMLRPILTVVTIQSVIWDFKVFTQIYVMTNGGGIAGQNLVLNVYAYQRAFASSQYSLGSAIGVVMLLILLAVTLVYLRLLHRQGEDL; this comes from the coding sequence ATGACCTCGGTGACCCACCGCACCGCCCGGACCCCCTGGCTCTATCTCGCCCCCGCCCTGGTCGTCCTCGCCGGACTGCTCGTCTACCCGATCTACCAGCTCGGCTTGATCTCCTTCTTCCAGTACACCCAGGCCCAGGTCAGCGGCGGGCAGCCGACCACCTTCGAGGGGTTCTCGAACTACTCGGCGCTGTTCTCCGACCCGCAGTTCTGGCGGGTCCTGCTCGCCACCGTGCTGTTCGCGGCGGCCTGCGTCGTCTCCACGCTCGCCGTCGGATGCGCGCTGGCCGTGCTCCTCACGCGCGTGCGTGCCGTGCCCCGGCTGGCGTTGCTGCTGGCGGCGCTCGGCGCGTGGGCCACCCCGGCGGTGACCGGGTCGACGGTCTGGCTGTTCCTCTTCGACCCCGACTTCGGCCCGGTGAACCGGCTGCTCGGGCTTGGCGACCACTCCTGGACGTACGGGCGGCTCAGCGCCTTCTTCCTCGTGCTGCTCGAAGTCGTCTGGTGCTCCTTCCCGTTCGTGATGATCACGGTCTACGCCGGCATCCGGGCCGTCCCGGCCGAGGTGCTGGAGGCCGCCGCGCTGGACGGTGCCTCGCAGTGGCGGATCTGGCGGTCGGTCCTCGCGCCGATGCTCCGGCCGATCCTGACCGTGGTCACCATCCAGTCGGTCATCTGGGACTTCAAGGTCTTCACCCAGATCTACGTCATGACGAACGGCGGCGGCATCGCGGGCCAGAACCTCGTCCTGAACGTCTACGCCTACCAACGGGCGTTCGCCTCCTCCCAGTACAGCCTCGGCTCGGCGATCGGCGTGGTGATGCTGCTGATCCTGCTCGCGGTGACACTGGTGTACCTGCGGCTGCTCCACCGACAG